The following proteins come from a genomic window of Methanocella conradii HZ254:
- a CDS encoding indole-3-glycerol-phosphate synthase codes for MNFTDIFQSRKEGYVPFEGEVIRDRKPISLIGSIKMARREGRSPVIAEIKPASPTAGLLRRIDDPAAMAYTFKQNGACGISVLTEPKYFGGSLESLRKAKCGLPVLRKDFIFHPSQIRESYAYGADSVLLIASFFDEDGLAKMVKESRHYGMEPLVEVHCEGDVEKAKSSGTALYAINNRDKDTLKVDLSRTGRLAPLIRGVKVSASGIETPEQLKTVLEYCDAALIGSALMRHPEPGKALRAMVYGGL; via the coding sequence ATGAACTTCACAGACATCTTTCAGTCACGCAAGGAGGGCTACGTCCCGTTCGAGGGGGAAGTCATACGAGATAGAAAGCCCATAAGCCTCATCGGCTCGATAAAGATGGCGAGGCGGGAAGGCAGAAGTCCCGTAATAGCCGAGATAAAGCCGGCATCGCCCACAGCCGGGCTCCTGAGGCGAATAGACGACCCGGCAGCAATGGCCTATACCTTCAAGCAAAACGGGGCATGCGGCATATCGGTCCTCACCGAGCCAAAGTACTTCGGAGGCTCGCTGGAGAGCCTTAGAAAAGCCAAATGCGGGCTCCCAGTCCTCAGAAAGGACTTCATTTTTCATCCCTCCCAGATAAGGGAATCATACGCATATGGGGCTGACAGCGTGCTCCTCATCGCCTCTTTTTTTGATGAGGATGGCCTGGCTAAAATGGTAAAAGAATCACGGCACTATGGCATGGAGCCACTGGTGGAGGTCCATTGCGAGGGCGACGTGGAAAAGGCGAAGTCATCCGGCACAGCGCTGTACGCCATCAACAACCGGGACAAGGATACCCTGAAGGTCGACCTTTCCAGGACAGGGCGCCTTGCCCCTCTTATCAGGGGAGTGAAAGTAAGCGCTTCAGGCATAGAGACGCCAGAGCAGCTAAAGACGGTGCTTGAATATTGTGATGCCGCGCTCATCGGAAGCGCCCTGATGAGGCATCCTGAGCCGGGCAAAGCCCTACGAGCGATGGTATACGGGGGGCTATAG
- the trpE gene encoding anthranilate synthase component I, with product MQEYDYSRQILSTEAILERRERPLLVTPVVEAVDMDVKPLDAYLRLKRPGAYSFLFESADLGCKSARFSFVGSSRQAIAIKDGLIMVNGKPFTYEGGPVALLKDLMAGFKPSEPVFIGDEVPLPVFYGGLAGYISYDFVRYIYNIGDKALDDLGCMDAGLAFVDSLAVFDHASKRLLLISNCLSRGRPGLNGARARLAGMKAALARGYTATPPTAKAKRLDVKYSVTKERFVEMVKRAKEYILDGDAFQIVLSQRAEVEADVDPVALYQALKEINPSPYMYFLEYGDTGIVGSSPEILVKVEDRKITVRPIAGTRRRGKDAEEDAELEKEMKSDPKELAEHVMLVDLGRNDVGKVSKFGSVSVDDYMAVEKYSHVQHIVSNVVGELRDDKDAIDVLAATFPAGTVSGAPKTRAMQIIEELEGRRRGLYAGCVGYFCFNSNSDLAIAIRTVLLKNGKAYVQAGAGIVMDSVPENEYVESLNKGAAMLSAIGRSLRGG from the coding sequence GTGCAGGAGTACGACTATAGCCGGCAGATATTAAGCACGGAGGCCATACTGGAAAGGCGGGAGAGGCCCCTGCTAGTCACGCCGGTCGTCGAAGCCGTCGATATGGATGTGAAGCCTCTTGACGCTTACCTCCGCCTGAAAAGGCCGGGAGCCTACTCCTTCCTGTTCGAGTCCGCAGATCTGGGATGCAAGTCCGCCCGATTCTCATTCGTAGGGAGCAGCCGGCAGGCAATAGCCATCAAGGACGGCCTCATAATGGTCAACGGAAAGCCCTTCACGTATGAAGGCGGCCCCGTGGCGCTCCTGAAAGACCTGATGGCAGGCTTCAAGCCATCAGAGCCGGTATTCATAGGAGACGAGGTGCCCTTGCCCGTGTTTTACGGCGGCCTGGCAGGGTACATCTCCTACGACTTCGTGAGGTATATCTACAATATTGGAGACAAGGCGCTCGACGACTTGGGCTGCATGGACGCCGGGCTTGCATTCGTGGACAGCCTGGCCGTATTTGATCATGCATCGAAGAGGCTTCTTTTAATCTCGAATTGCTTGTCCCGCGGCAGGCCAGGCCTCAACGGTGCCAGGGCGAGGCTGGCGGGCATGAAGGCGGCGCTCGCCAGGGGATACACGGCAACGCCGCCCACGGCGAAGGCGAAAAGGCTTGACGTAAAGTATTCCGTGACAAAGGAGCGCTTCGTAGAGATGGTAAAGCGAGCCAAGGAGTACATCCTCGACGGCGACGCCTTCCAGATAGTGCTCTCCCAGAGGGCTGAGGTCGAGGCCGACGTGGACCCGGTGGCACTGTACCAGGCCCTTAAGGAGATAAACCCATCACCGTACATGTATTTCCTCGAATATGGGGACACGGGCATCGTGGGCTCCAGCCCCGAAATCCTGGTCAAGGTCGAGGACAGGAAAATAACGGTACGCCCCATAGCCGGCACCAGGCGCAGGGGTAAGGATGCAGAGGAAGACGCCGAGCTTGAAAAGGAGATGAAGTCCGACCCGAAGGAGCTGGCCGAACACGTCATGCTCGTCGACCTGGGCAGGAACGACGTGGGCAAGGTCTCGAAGTTTGGAAGCGTGAGTGTGGACGATTACATGGCGGTGGAGAAGTACTCTCATGTTCAGCATATTGTGTCTAATGTCGTGGGGGAGCTGAGGGACGATAAGGACGCCATCGACGTACTTGCCGCCACGTTCCCGGCTGGCACCGTCTCCGGGGCGCCTAAGACCAGGGCCATGCAGATAATCGAAGAGCTTGAAGGGCGGAGGCGCGGATTGTATGCAGGCTGCGTGGGGTATTTTTGCTTTAACTCGAACTCCGACCTGGCAATCGCCATACGAACCGTCCTGCTAAAGAATGGTAAGGCGTACGTGCAGGCCGGGGCGGGCATCGTGATGGACTCGGTGCCTGAGAATGAGTACGTGGAATCTTTGAATAAGGGTGCGGCGATGCTCAGCGCCATCGGCCGCTCGCTCAGGGGAGGATAA
- a CDS encoding anthranilate synthase component II has protein sequence MVKVLIVDNVDSFVYNLYQYVGELGGEPEVVPNTITVDEVLKRDPDRIILSPGPGRPEDAGSCVEIIRKLGSEIPIMGVCLGHQAIGVAFGGVVSRAHAPLHGKATRIRHDGRGIYTGIRHSIVAARYHSLAVKQKGFPDCLKVSAMSDDGEIMGIRHREYPIEGVQFHPESILTEYGRILLKNFLYRGV, from the coding sequence ATGGTGAAAGTGCTAATAGTGGACAACGTAGACTCTTTCGTGTATAACCTATACCAGTATGTTGGAGAGCTTGGCGGAGAGCCAGAGGTGGTGCCCAACACCATAACGGTGGACGAGGTATTAAAGAGGGACCCGGATAGGATTATATTGAGCCCCGGGCCGGGCAGGCCTGAGGACGCCGGCTCCTGCGTCGAGATAATCCGAAAGCTGGGCTCAGAGATACCCATCATGGGCGTCTGCCTGGGCCATCAGGCCATAGGGGTCGCTTTCGGAGGCGTCGTGTCGAGGGCCCATGCCCCGCTTCACGGGAAGGCGACCAGGATAAGGCACGATGGCAGGGGCATATACACGGGCATAAGGCACTCAATCGTGGCGGCCCGATATCATTCGCTCGCCGTGAAGCAGAAAGGATTCCCTGACTGCTTAAAGGTCAGCGCCATGAGCGACGATGGGGAGATAATGGGCATAAGGCACAGGGAGTACCCCATAGAGGGGGTCCAGTTCCACCCGGAGTCAATCCTCACTGAGTATGGCCGGATACTGCTAAAGAACTTTTTATACAGGGGCGTGTGA
- the trpD gene encoding anthranilate phosphoribosyltransferase: MEQLAVHDMRYYIQRLVEQKDLSEEEAGEAMRLIMSGKATQSQIGGFLTAMRMKGVSVAEVTAFAKTMKEFASRISPRVDGRLVDMCGTGGDAIKTFNISTTASFVVAAAGIPVAKHGNRSVTSKSGSADVLEALGARIDLKPCEVEHLIEEIGFGFMYAPVFHGAMKHALAPRKEIGIRTVFNLLGPLTNPASAKAQVMGVYDEELVMPVANVLKNLGVERAMVVHGAGGLDEASTFGPTYVCEVDDGRVRQYTLTPEELGLEKASVADLRGGDAKLNAEIAMKILGGARGPKRDVVLLNASCGIYVGGKASSLQEAMGVAAESVDSGAALEKLKEYVERSRLEAYV; this comes from the coding sequence ATGGAGCAGCTAGCCGTACATGATATGAGGTACTATATCCAGCGGCTCGTCGAGCAGAAGGACCTGAGCGAGGAAGAGGCGGGCGAGGCGATGAGGCTGATAATGTCGGGCAAGGCCACCCAGTCCCAGATAGGCGGTTTCCTGACGGCGATGCGCATGAAGGGCGTCTCGGTTGCGGAGGTCACCGCCTTTGCCAAAACAATGAAAGAGTTCGCCTCGCGCATCTCCCCAAGGGTAGATGGCAGGCTGGTGGACATGTGCGGAACCGGCGGCGACGCCATCAAGACCTTTAACATAAGCACGACGGCGTCTTTCGTGGTGGCAGCGGCCGGCATACCGGTGGCTAAGCACGGTAACAGGTCGGTTACGTCAAAATCGGGGAGCGCGGACGTCCTGGAGGCGCTCGGCGCCAGGATAGACCTTAAGCCCTGCGAGGTAGAGCATTTAATAGAAGAGATTGGGTTTGGCTTCATGTACGCCCCCGTGTTCCACGGGGCGATGAAGCACGCCCTGGCCCCGCGCAAGGAGATCGGGATTAGGACCGTGTTCAACCTCCTCGGCCCGCTCACCAACCCCGCTTCGGCGAAGGCCCAGGTCATGGGGGTCTATGATGAGGAGCTAGTCATGCCCGTGGCCAATGTGCTTAAAAACCTGGGCGTGGAGAGGGCGATGGTGGTGCATGGCGCCGGCGGGCTGGACGAGGCGTCGACCTTCGGCCCCACGTACGTCTGCGAGGTGGACGACGGGCGCGTTAGGCAGTACACGCTGACCCCCGAGGAATTAGGGCTCGAAAAGGCGAGCGTGGCAGACCTGAGAGGAGGGGACGCGAAATTGAACGCCGAAATAGCCATGAAAATACTGGGAGGCGCTAGAGGCCCGAAGAGGGATGTCGTGCTCCTCAACGCATCGTGCGGCATCTACGTGGGAGGCAAGGCGTCTTCGCTACAGGAGGCCATGGGCGTCGCCGCAGAAAGCGTCGACTCCGGGGCGGCGCTTGAAAAGTTGAAAGAATATGTGGAGCGCTCCCGCCTGGAGGCATACGTTTGA
- a CDS encoding phosphoribosylanthranilate isomerase, with protein sequence MIKVKICGVRTVDDALKCVECGADAVGMLLAPSPRRIPIERARDIEKSLPPFVTSVIVLMPATVEEAIEAVHEIGPDAIQLQGDESPEMLEEMRREIPGVRLIKAVHVGSGGEVEKARMYEGVADAILLDTMSPNRGGSGKTHDWAVSAKVVDSIRKPVVLAGGLRPENVAEAVRMVRPYAVDVASGVESPGLVKDVELMREFIRNAKEALDGR encoded by the coding sequence TTGATAAAGGTCAAGATATGCGGCGTCCGGACCGTAGATGACGCCTTGAAATGCGTGGAATGCGGGGCCGACGCAGTTGGCATGCTATTGGCCCCGTCTCCGAGGCGCATCCCGATAGAGCGGGCACGGGATATCGAAAAGAGCCTGCCGCCCTTTGTCACCTCCGTGATAGTGCTTATGCCCGCGACGGTTGAGGAGGCTATAGAGGCGGTACATGAAATCGGGCCTGACGCGATACAGCTGCAGGGCGATGAATCTCCAGAAATGCTCGAAGAGATGAGGCGGGAGATCCCTGGCGTGCGCCTCATCAAGGCGGTCCATGTGGGCAGCGGAGGCGAGGTGGAGAAGGCGAGGATGTATGAGGGCGTGGCGGATGCCATACTGCTCGACACGATGTCCCCAAACAGGGGAGGTAGCGGCAAGACGCATGACTGGGCGGTATCTGCGAAGGTGGTGGATTCTATCAGGAAGCCCGTCGTGCTGGCCGGGGGGCTGAGGCCGGAGAACGTTGCAGAAGCGGTCAGGATGGTCAGGCCCTACGCCGTGGACGTGGCCAGCGGCGTAGAATCGCCGGGCCTGGTGAAGGACGTTGAGCTTATGAGGGAATTTATAAGGAACGCTAAGGAGGCTTTAGATGGCCGTTGA
- the trpB gene encoding tryptophan synthase subunit beta yields the protein MAVEGRYGEYGGRYVPEMLVPALQEVEAAYKKYRDDRSFREELDRYLKEYVGRPTPLTPARNMSEKYGFKIYLKREDQAFTGAHKINNTMGQALLAKRMGKTRLIAETGAGQHGVATATAARALGMKCTIYMGEVDMERQRMNVFRMRLLGAEVVPVRNGTRTLKDAISEAMRAWVTCLDDTHYLFGTAYGPHPFPAIVRDFQSVIGREARGQILEAEGRLPDAVVACVGGGSNAIGIFSGFINDKDVRLVGVEAGGCGISSGKHAARFQTGKKGVLHGSYTYVLQDRYGQILDTHSVSAGLDYAAVGPEHALLRDLGRAEYSYATDDEALSAFQELGMVEGILPALESSHAVAWAIKNRSDFGEGDVVIINLSGRGDKDVETVARHMGVSV from the coding sequence ATGGCCGTTGAGGGCAGGTATGGGGAATATGGCGGCAGGTACGTGCCCGAGATGCTCGTGCCCGCCCTCCAGGAGGTGGAGGCGGCCTATAAAAAATACAGGGATGACAGGTCGTTCAGGGAGGAGCTTGATAGATACCTAAAGGAGTATGTGGGCAGGCCCACCCCGCTCACCCCCGCGAGGAACATGAGCGAGAAGTACGGCTTCAAGATTTATCTAAAGAGGGAGGACCAGGCCTTCACCGGGGCGCACAAGATTAATAATACGATGGGGCAGGCCCTGCTTGCGAAGCGGATGGGCAAGACGAGGCTCATCGCGGAGACGGGGGCGGGCCAGCACGGCGTGGCCACCGCGACGGCGGCCAGGGCGCTGGGCATGAAGTGCACTATCTATATGGGCGAGGTGGACATGGAGCGGCAGAGGATGAACGTGTTCCGGATGAGGCTTCTCGGCGCCGAGGTGGTGCCCGTGAGGAACGGGACGCGCACGCTGAAGGACGCGATAAGCGAGGCCATGAGGGCGTGGGTGACCTGCCTTGATGATACTCATTACCTGTTTGGCACCGCGTATGGCCCCCACCCGTTCCCTGCCATTGTAAGGGACTTTCAGAGCGTCATCGGCAGGGAGGCAAGGGGGCAGATACTCGAGGCGGAAGGGCGTCTTCCAGACGCGGTCGTGGCCTGCGTCGGGGGCGGCAGCAACGCCATAGGAATATTTTCGGGCTTTATAAATGATAAGGATGTGCGCCTGGTAGGCGTGGAGGCGGGTGGATGCGGCATATCTTCGGGTAAGCACGCAGCCAGGTTCCAGACCGGTAAGAAAGGAGTGCTTCACGGCTCTTATACTTATGTTTTGCAGGACCGCTACGGGCAGATACTGGACACGCACAGCGTGTCCGCGGGCCTTGACTATGCGGCCGTCGGGCCTGAGCACGCCCTTCTGAGGGACCTGGGACGCGCCGAGTATAGCTATGCCACGGATGATGAGGCCCTCTCCGCCTTTCAGGAGCTCGGCATGGTGGAGGGCATACTTCCAGCCCTTGAGTCCTCTCACGCGGTGGCCTGGGCCATTAAGAATAGGAGCGATTTCGGGGAAGGCGACGTGGTCATCATCAACCTCTCAGGGAGGGGAGATAAGGACGTGGAGACCGTGGCCAGGCACATGGGGGTGTCCGTCTGA
- the trpA gene encoding tryptophan synthase subunit alpha: protein MRAKGEGALIAYITLGDPSPEESFVLAQSLIDSGSVDVLELGIPFSDPIADGPVIQAAVDRALKAGMNTDIAFDLSRRLKKSIPIVYLTYYNIVLQRGVEKFVGDCADAGVSGIIIADLPFEESRDVRNSCAKYGVDYINIVTPNTPPGRMRIILEGASGFVYVVSNMGVTGARQSLSIGLRDTVSRTIECANGVPVAVGFGISKPAHVSEVIGMGADGAIVGSAIVDMAARKAGVHAILGYVKKLKEGTMPIAPKPGVNVS from the coding sequence CTGAGGGCGAAGGGCGAGGGTGCGCTTATCGCCTACATCACTCTGGGCGACCCTTCGCCCGAGGAGTCTTTCGTGCTGGCGCAGTCGCTCATCGATTCGGGCAGCGTTGACGTGCTTGAGCTTGGCATCCCTTTCTCTGACCCCATCGCCGACGGCCCGGTGATCCAGGCCGCCGTTGACCGTGCCCTTAAGGCGGGCATGAACACCGACATCGCCTTCGACCTCTCCCGTCGATTAAAGAAGAGCATACCCATAGTCTATCTAACGTACTATAATATCGTGCTTCAGCGCGGCGTGGAAAAATTCGTGGGCGATTGCGCCGATGCGGGCGTCTCGGGCATTATCATCGCCGACCTGCCCTTCGAGGAAAGCCGTGACGTAAGAAATTCATGCGCAAAATATGGCGTTGATTACATAAACATCGTGACCCCTAACACGCCGCCTGGCCGTATGAGAATAATATTGGAGGGCGCCTCCGGCTTCGTGTACGTCGTCTCGAACATGGGCGTTACCGGCGCCCGCCAGAGCCTGTCCATAGGCCTCAGGGACACAGTGTCCCGCACGATAGAGTGCGCTAACGGGGTGCCCGTTGCCGTGGGTTTCGGCATCTCAAAGCCAGCACACGTTAGCGAGGTCATCGGCATGGGCGCTGACGGGGCAATAGTGGGCAGCGCCATAGTCGATATGGCCGCCAGGAAGGCCGGCGTTCACGCAATCCTCGGCTATGTAAAAAAGCTGAAGGAAGGCACAATGCCCATCGCGCCTAAACCTGGAGTTAACGTTTCGTGA